A stretch of Apis cerana isolate GH-2021 linkage group LG1, AcerK_1.0, whole genome shotgun sequence DNA encodes these proteins:
- the LOC107992762 gene encoding uncharacterized protein LOC107992762 gives MKGFVAFALLIAAVAAEPPRYRPQRQFFFARQQEEPTTTVSNAPYAPSGWRPSGPAFNLPQRQYGAPNAPQQQYGAPNAPQQQYGAPSAPQQQYGAPSAPQQQYGAPAVPQQQYGPPQEATTTEAPSSTEAEDATTVASVESESEPVNSVNELEDEEVDEQQPQQSGEYYLALPDGRLQRVRYVSRQNVEAMKYFAKIRAENVEPLRGPIYAYAPLQKLQIFPAGLQLAVSPVAPQSKPQKLEIEPVAAQVQYQYDNPSAVLPLSGYQAAAGESRYLLTLQ, from the exons ATGAAG ggATTCGTCGCTTTCGCTCTCTTGATCGCTGCGGTCGCCGCAGAGCCACCAAGATACCGTCCCCAAAGACAATTCTTCTTCGCTAGACAACAGGAGGAGCCCACCACCACGGTTTCCAACGCCCCCTACGCGCCTTCCGGATGGAGACCGAGTGGACCGGCTTTCAATCTACCTCAAAGGCAATACGGAGCACCTAACGCGCCTCAACAACAGTACGGCGCGCCCAACGCACCTCAACAGCAATATGGCGCGCCCAGTGCGCCTCAACAACAGTACGGCGCGCCCAGCGCACCTCAACAACAATATGGCGCACCAGCGGTTCCCCAGCAACAGTATGGGCCACCGCAGGAAGCTACCACTACCGAAGCGCCCAGCAGCACGGAGGCGGAGGATGCTACTACTGTCGCAAGTGTCGAGTCCGAG TCCGAGCCCGTCAACTCGGTGAACGAGCTCGAGGACGAGGAGGTGGACGAGCAACAGCCCCAACAATCGGGCGAATATTACTTGGCACTGCCGGACGGCCGTCTGCAGCGCGTCCGCTACGTGAGCCGTCAGAACGTCGAGGCGATGAAGTACTTCGCCAAGATCCGGGCCGAGAACGTGGAACCGCTCCGCGGCCCGATCTACGCCTACGCGCCCCTCCAAAAACTGCAAATTTTCCCAGCCGGTCTCCAACTGGCCGTGAGCCCCGTAGCGCCCCAATCGAAACCGCAAAAACTCGAGATCGAGCCCGTCGCCGCCCAAGTCCAGTACCAGTACGACAATCCGTCCGCGGTGCTTCCGTTGTCCGGCTACCAGGCGGCCGCAGGTGAATCCAGATATTTGCTCACGTTGCAGTAG